The following proteins come from a genomic window of Micromonospora zamorensis:
- a CDS encoding ATP-grasp domain-containing protein: MTTDHQSTRGEPRVALVTCADLADLDPDDRLVLAPLSAHGIAVDTAVWDDPDVDWSSYDLVVLRSPWDYALRRDEFVAWAATVPTLVNPADVVRWNTDKRYLAELTAAGVPTVPTSWVEPGESWQPPAETGEYVLKPSVSAGSQDTGRYDLADPEHRDLAAAHVRRLSDAGRVTMVQPYLRAVDTEGETALLFLAGPDGLTFSHAIRKGPMLTGPDLGPDGLYKAEEITSRTARPEQLAVAEKTLATVPGGTRQLLYARVDLIPGPDGEPVLVELELTEPSLFIGYADGAPDRLAAAIATHLARRA; this comes from the coding sequence TTGACCACCGATCACCAGTCGACCCGGGGGGAACCCCGGGTCGCTCTCGTCACCTGCGCCGACCTCGCCGACCTCGACCCGGACGACCGGCTGGTCCTCGCCCCGCTCAGCGCCCATGGCATCGCCGTCGACACCGCGGTGTGGGACGACCCCGATGTCGACTGGTCCTCGTACGACCTGGTCGTGCTCCGCTCACCCTGGGACTACGCGCTGCGCCGCGACGAGTTCGTCGCCTGGGCGGCAACCGTCCCAACGCTGGTCAACCCGGCCGACGTGGTCCGCTGGAACACCGACAAGCGCTACCTGGCCGAGCTGACCGCCGCCGGGGTGCCGACCGTTCCGACGTCGTGGGTCGAGCCGGGGGAGAGCTGGCAACCGCCCGCCGAAACCGGCGAGTACGTGCTCAAGCCCTCGGTCAGCGCCGGCAGCCAGGACACCGGCCGCTACGACCTGGCCGACCCGGAGCACCGGGACCTGGCCGCCGCACATGTCCGCCGGCTCTCCGACGCCGGCCGGGTGACCATGGTCCAGCCGTACCTGCGCGCCGTCGACACCGAGGGCGAGACGGCACTGCTCTTCCTGGCAGGGCCGGACGGGCTCACGTTCAGCCACGCGATCCGCAAGGGGCCGATGCTGACCGGCCCGGACCTCGGCCCGGACGGGCTCTACAAGGCCGAGGAGATCACCTCCCGTACCGCCCGACCCGAACAGCTCGCGGTGGCCGAGAAGACCCTCGCCACGGTGCCCGGCGGCACGCGGCAGCTGCTCTACGCCCGGGTCGACCTGATCCCCGGCCCCGACGGCGAGCCGGTCCTGGTCGAGCTGGAGCTGACCGAGCCGTCGCTCTTCATCGGGTACGCCGACGGGGCCCCCGACCGCCTCGCCGCCGCGATCGCCACCCACCTGGCCCGCCGCGCCTGA
- a CDS encoding heme o synthase, which translates to MSMITERPASNPAGQHPARAAEGPVARRDVRAVLSAYVALTKPRIVELLLVTTIPAMMLAEGGLPSLWLMAIVLIGGSLAAGAASVLNCYIDRDIDQLMRRTKRRPLPAHTVSPRSALVFGLVLAAISIVLMAAFTNLLAAGLTLAAIVYYDVVYTLWLKRSTPTNTFWGGACGAAPVLIGWAAVTGGLAPAAWGLFAVVFFWQMPHFYPLAMKYKDDYARAGIPMLPVVASTRRVNAEILIFAWLTVLTSLAVWPLGLSAIYGVPTLVVGAIFIVEAHRLCRRATRGEAVKPMRLFHWSTTYLTIVFVAVALDALI; encoded by the coding sequence GTGAGCATGATCACCGAGCGCCCCGCGAGCAACCCGGCCGGGCAGCACCCGGCGCGGGCGGCCGAGGGCCCGGTGGCCCGGCGGGACGTACGCGCGGTCCTCTCGGCGTACGTGGCGCTCACCAAGCCGCGGATCGTCGAGCTGCTGCTGGTCACCACCATCCCGGCGATGATGCTCGCCGAGGGCGGGCTCCCGTCGCTGTGGTTGATGGCCATCGTGCTGATCGGTGGCTCGCTCGCCGCCGGCGCGGCCAGCGTGCTCAACTGCTACATCGACCGGGACATCGACCAGTTGATGCGGCGTACCAAGCGTCGGCCACTGCCGGCGCACACCGTGTCGCCACGCAGCGCGCTGGTCTTCGGTCTGGTGCTGGCGGCGATCTCGATCGTCCTGATGGCGGCGTTCACCAACCTGCTCGCCGCCGGGCTGACCCTTGCCGCGATCGTCTACTACGACGTCGTCTACACGCTGTGGCTCAAGCGCTCCACCCCGACGAACACGTTCTGGGGAGGCGCCTGCGGGGCCGCTCCGGTGCTCATCGGATGGGCGGCGGTCACCGGCGGGCTGGCCCCGGCGGCCTGGGGGCTGTTCGCGGTGGTCTTCTTCTGGCAGATGCCGCACTTCTACCCGCTCGCCATGAAATACAAGGACGACTACGCGCGGGCCGGCATCCCGATGCTCCCGGTGGTGGCGTCGACCCGACGGGTGAACGCCGAGATCCTGATCTTCGCGTGGCTCACCGTGCTCACCTCCCTGGCTGTCTGGCCGCTGGGGCTCAGCGCGATCTACGGCGTGCCGACCCTGGTGGTGGGCGCCATCTTCATCGTCGAGGCACACCGACTCTGCCGGCGCGCGACGCGGGGCGAGGCGGTCAAGCCGATGCGGCTGTTCCACTGGTCGACCACGTACCTGACGATCGTGTTCGTGGCCGTCGCGCTCGACGCGCTGATCTGA
- the tkt gene encoding transketolase gives MAAKRPEHSALNWSDLDRRAVDTVRVLAMDAVEKSGNGHPGTAMSLAPAAYLLFNRVMRHNPADPNWPGRDRFVLSAGHSSLTLYIQLFLSGYPLALDDLKSLRQWGSLTPGHPEHGHTPGVETTTGPLGQGLGNAVGMAMAARRERGLFDPEAEPGASVFDHNIWCIVSDGDIEEGISHEASALAGHQQLGNLTVIYDDNEISIEDDTRIAKSEDVAARYEAYGWHVQTVDWRSGDADQGDYHEDAEALHAALLAAKAETGRPSFIALRTIIGWPAPNKQNTGKIHGSALGADEVKATKQILGFDPEQTFQVDEEVLAHARTVMGRGSDAEQAWTGEFDAWKKANPERTALYERMAGRVLPDGWADALPVFPADAKGVATRAASGKVLEALAPVLPELWGGSADLAESNNTTMKGEPSFIPASHATKDFPGHEYGRTLHFGIREHAMGAILNGIALHGGTRPYGGTFLVFSDYMRPSVRLAALMKLPVTYVWTHDSIGLGEDGPTHQPVEHLTALRAIPGLDVVRPADANETAWAWRMALEHTDRPTAMALSRQPLPTLDRDVLGSAEGVAKGGYVLAEASNGKPQVIIVGTGSEVQLCLTARERLEADGTPTRVVSMPCQEWFYEQDEAYRESVLPRGVKARVSVEAGIAMSWRGVVGDLGESVSLEHYGASAPHTVLFEQFGFTGDRIVAAAHASLARVGDITGFTTGN, from the coding sequence GTGGCTGCCAAACGACCCGAGCACTCCGCACTGAACTGGTCCGACCTCGATCGCCGGGCCGTCGATACCGTCCGCGTGCTGGCCATGGATGCCGTGGAGAAATCCGGCAACGGCCACCCGGGCACCGCGATGAGCCTTGCGCCCGCGGCGTACCTCCTCTTCAACCGGGTCATGCGGCACAACCCGGCCGACCCGAACTGGCCCGGCCGTGACCGGTTCGTCCTCTCCGCCGGGCACTCCAGCCTGACCCTCTACATCCAGCTGTTCCTGTCCGGTTACCCGCTGGCCCTGGACGACCTCAAGTCGCTGCGGCAGTGGGGCTCACTCACGCCGGGTCACCCCGAGCACGGGCACACCCCGGGCGTCGAGACCACCACCGGCCCCCTCGGGCAGGGTCTGGGCAACGCGGTCGGCATGGCCATGGCGGCCCGTCGCGAGCGCGGCCTGTTCGACCCGGAGGCCGAGCCGGGCGCGTCGGTCTTCGACCACAACATCTGGTGCATCGTCTCCGACGGCGACATCGAGGAGGGCATCAGCCACGAGGCCAGTGCCCTCGCCGGGCACCAGCAGCTGGGCAACCTCACGGTGATCTACGACGACAACGAGATCTCGATCGAGGACGACACCCGCATCGCCAAGAGCGAGGACGTGGCAGCCCGCTACGAGGCGTACGGCTGGCACGTGCAGACCGTCGACTGGCGTAGCGGCGACGCTGACCAGGGCGACTACCACGAGGACGCCGAGGCCCTGCACGCCGCGCTGCTGGCCGCCAAGGCGGAGACCGGCCGTCCCTCCTTCATCGCCCTGCGCACCATCATCGGCTGGCCCGCACCCAACAAGCAGAACACCGGCAAGATCCACGGCTCGGCGCTCGGCGCCGACGAGGTGAAGGCCACCAAGCAGATCCTCGGCTTCGACCCGGAGCAGACCTTCCAGGTCGACGAGGAGGTGCTCGCCCACGCCCGCACGGTGATGGGCCGCGGCTCCGACGCCGAGCAGGCATGGACCGGCGAGTTCGACGCCTGGAAGAAGGCCAACCCGGAGCGCACCGCGCTCTACGAGCGGATGGCCGGGCGGGTGCTCCCCGACGGCTGGGCCGACGCGCTGCCGGTCTTCCCCGCCGACGCCAAGGGCGTGGCCACCCGTGCCGCGTCCGGCAAGGTCCTGGAGGCGCTCGCGCCCGTGCTGCCGGAGCTGTGGGGCGGCTCGGCCGACCTGGCGGAGAGCAACAACACCACCATGAAGGGCGAGCCGTCGTTCATCCCGGCCTCGCACGCCACCAAGGACTTCCCCGGCCACGAGTACGGCCGCACGCTGCACTTCGGCATCCGTGAGCACGCCATGGGAGCGATCCTCAACGGCATCGCCCTGCACGGCGGCACCCGCCCGTACGGCGGCACGTTCCTGGTGTTCAGCGACTACATGCGCCCGTCGGTGCGGCTGGCCGCGCTGATGAAGCTGCCGGTGACCTACGTCTGGACGCACGACTCGATCGGCCTGGGCGAGGACGGCCCGACCCACCAGCCGGTGGAGCACCTGACCGCGCTGCGCGCCATCCCCGGTCTGGACGTGGTCCGCCCGGCGGACGCCAACGAGACGGCCTGGGCCTGGCGGATGGCGCTGGAGCACACCGACCGGCCGACCGCCATGGCGCTGAGCCGCCAGCCGCTGCCAACCCTGGACCGGGACGTCCTGGGCAGCGCGGAGGGGGTCGCCAAGGGCGGCTACGTGCTGGCCGAGGCGTCCAACGGCAAGCCTCAGGTGATCATCGTCGGCACCGGTTCCGAGGTGCAGCTCTGCCTGACCGCGCGGGAGCGCCTGGAGGCCGACGGCACCCCCACCCGGGTGGTTTCGATGCCCTGCCAGGAGTGGTTCTACGAGCAGGATGAGGCGTACCGGGAGTCGGTGCTCCCACGCGGGGTAAAGGCACGGGTGAGCGTGGAAGCGGGCATCGCGATGTCCTGGCGCGGCGTCGTCGGCGACCTCGGCGAAAGCGTCAGCCTGGAGCACTACGGAGCGAGCGCCCCGCACACCGTGCTCTTCGAGCAGTTCGGCTTCACCGGCGACCGGATCGTGGCGGCGGCGCACGCCTCGCTGGCCCGGGTGGGCGACATCACCGGTTTCACGACCGGCAACTGA
- the tal gene encoding transaldolase: MTDKLNELTAAGVAVWLDDLSRVRLSSGGLDQLRREKHVAGVTTNPTIFAKALSDADEYNWQLRDLATRGIEVEESVRMLTTYDVRWACDVMRPSYDGSAGVDGRVSIEVDPRVAHDSDRTVAEAKALWWLVDRPNLFIKIPATEEGLSAITDTLAEGISVNVTLIFGLDRYSAVMEAFLAGLEKAKANGHDLSTIGSVASFFVSRVDAEVDKRLEKIGSEQAKSLRGKAAVANAQLAYERYTEVFSSDRWKALADAGAHPQRPLWASTSTKNPDYRDVIYVEELIAPGTVNTMPESVIHAYADHGETRGDTITGAYDAARKVFADLESVGVDMADVIATLEREGVEKFEASWQELLDGVRKSLEAAAKGKGSPNKAAKGNAKGAEKAGGA, translated from the coding sequence ATGACGGACAAGCTGAATGAGCTCACCGCCGCAGGCGTGGCGGTGTGGCTCGACGATCTTTCCCGGGTACGACTGAGCTCCGGCGGGCTGGACCAGCTCCGCCGTGAGAAGCACGTGGCCGGTGTCACCACCAACCCGACGATCTTCGCAAAGGCGCTGAGCGACGCCGACGAGTACAACTGGCAGCTGCGCGACCTCGCCACCCGTGGCATTGAGGTCGAAGAGTCGGTGCGGATGCTCACCACGTACGACGTGCGGTGGGCCTGCGACGTGATGCGCCCGTCCTACGACGGCAGTGCGGGGGTCGACGGCCGGGTCTCCATCGAGGTGGACCCCCGGGTGGCGCACGACAGCGACCGGACGGTTGCCGAGGCCAAGGCCCTGTGGTGGCTGGTCGACCGCCCCAACCTCTTCATCAAGATCCCGGCCACCGAGGAGGGCCTGTCGGCGATCACCGACACGCTGGCCGAGGGGATCAGCGTCAACGTGACGCTGATCTTCGGCCTGGACCGCTACTCGGCGGTGATGGAGGCGTTCCTCGCCGGCCTGGAGAAGGCCAAGGCCAACGGCCACGACCTGTCCACCATCGGCTCGGTCGCGTCGTTCTTCGTCTCCCGGGTGGATGCCGAGGTGGACAAGAGGCTGGAAAAGATCGGCTCCGAGCAGGCCAAGTCGCTCCGGGGCAAGGCCGCCGTCGCGAACGCCCAGCTGGCGTACGAGCGCTACACCGAGGTGTTCTCCTCCGACCGCTGGAAGGCGCTCGCCGACGCGGGGGCGCACCCGCAGCGGCCGCTGTGGGCGTCCACCTCGACGAAGAACCCGGACTACCGCGACGTCATCTACGTCGAGGAGCTGATCGCCCCCGGCACTGTCAACACCATGCCGGAGTCGGTCATCCACGCGTACGCCGATCACGGCGAGACCCGCGGCGACACCATCACCGGCGCCTACGACGCGGCCCGCAAGGTCTTCGCGGACCTGGAGTCGGTTGGGGTGGACATGGCCGACGTGATCGCCACCCTGGAGCGCGAGGGCGTGGAGAAGTTCGAGGCCAGCTGGCAGGAGCTGCTCGACGGCGTCCGCAAGTCGCTGGAGGCGGCGGCGAAGGGTAAGGGTTCTCCGAACAAGGCTGCCAAGGGCAACGCCAAGGGCGCCGAGAAGGCCGGTGGCGCATGA
- the zwf gene encoding glucose-6-phosphate dehydrogenase gives MNPLRDPQDRRLPRIPEPCALVIFGVTGDLARKKLLPAVYDLANRGLLPPGFVVLGFARRDWGDGDFETLACEAARKHARTPWRDEVWARLAGNIKFVGGSFDDDAAFDQLASTLDDLRQTHGITGNAAFYFSIPPAAFPVVLKQLARTGMADNEKSGGWRRVVVEKPFGNDLPSAKSLNDLVDDVFTREDVFRIDHYLGKETVQNILALRFANNLFEPLWNSKYVDSVQITMAEDVGIGTRAGFYDTVGTARDVLQNHLLQLLALVAMEEPTSFDADEIRAEKLKVLKAITLPKDVARDTVRGQYLPGWVGGERAVGYLEEQDVPSDSTTETYVAVRLGIQNRRWAEVPFYIRAGKRLPRRVTEVAIMFKKAPHLPFNDADMESLGNNQLVIRVQPDEGVVLKFGSKVPGTTMEVRDIAMDFQYGEAFTESSPEAYERLVLDVLIGDRTLFPDASEVEQSWQVIDPLEHAWAGTTPEPYRAGEWGPRASDEMLAREGRAWRRA, from the coding sequence GTGAACCCGCTGCGCGACCCGCAGGACCGCCGGTTGCCCCGGATCCCGGAGCCCTGCGCTCTGGTGATCTTCGGGGTGACCGGCGACCTGGCCCGCAAGAAGCTGCTCCCTGCCGTCTACGACCTGGCCAACCGAGGGCTGTTGCCGCCGGGTTTCGTGGTGCTCGGTTTCGCGCGCCGCGACTGGGGAGACGGCGACTTCGAGACGCTGGCCTGCGAGGCCGCCCGCAAGCACGCTCGTACTCCGTGGCGGGACGAGGTGTGGGCACGGCTGGCCGGCAACATCAAGTTCGTCGGCGGGTCGTTCGACGACGACGCGGCCTTCGACCAGCTCGCCTCGACGCTGGACGACCTGCGCCAGACCCACGGCATCACCGGCAACGCGGCGTTCTACTTCTCCATCCCCCCGGCCGCGTTCCCCGTCGTGCTCAAGCAGCTGGCCCGCACCGGGATGGCCGACAACGAGAAGTCCGGCGGTTGGCGTCGGGTCGTCGTGGAGAAGCCGTTCGGCAACGACCTGCCGTCGGCGAAGTCGCTCAACGACCTCGTCGACGACGTGTTCACCCGGGAGGACGTCTTCCGGATCGACCACTACCTGGGCAAGGAGACGGTCCAGAACATCCTGGCCCTGCGGTTCGCCAACAACCTGTTCGAGCCGCTGTGGAACTCCAAGTACGTCGACTCGGTGCAGATCACCATGGCCGAGGATGTCGGGATCGGCACCCGCGCCGGCTTCTACGACACCGTCGGCACCGCCCGTGACGTGCTCCAGAACCACCTCCTGCAACTGCTCGCCCTGGTGGCGATGGAGGAGCCGACCAGCTTCGACGCCGACGAGATCCGGGCCGAGAAGCTGAAGGTGCTCAAGGCCATCACCCTGCCCAAGGACGTCGCCCGGGACACCGTTCGCGGTCAGTACCTGCCCGGCTGGGTGGGCGGCGAGCGCGCTGTCGGTTACCTGGAGGAGCAGGACGTTCCGAGCGACTCCACCACGGAGACGTACGTGGCGGTGCGGCTGGGCATCCAGAACCGCCGCTGGGCCGAGGTGCCGTTCTACATCCGGGCCGGCAAGCGGCTGCCCCGGCGGGTCACCGAGGTCGCCATCATGTTCAAGAAGGCACCGCACCTGCCGTTCAACGACGCCGACATGGAGTCGCTGGGCAACAACCAGCTCGTGATCCGGGTGCAGCCGGACGAGGGTGTGGTGCTCAAGTTCGGCTCGAAGGTGCCGGGCACCACGATGGAGGTCCGCGACATCGCGATGGACTTCCAGTACGGCGAGGCGTTCACCGAGTCTAGCCCCGAGGCGTACGAGCGGCTGGTCCTGGACGTGCTGATCGGCGACCGCACCCTGTTCCCGGACGCGTCCGAGGTCGAGCAGAGCT